Below is a window of Humulus lupulus chromosome 2, drHumLupu1.1, whole genome shotgun sequence DNA.
gaacggtgaaaatgagctaacggggaagaacgagaggttttctagcgtacgttctatctgacaagctacttcaagcttaagtaacctcaaataaaacctagtgctcggggtcccaaaaacacccccggggacattatagtcaaaacttccagaatttcaccctgatctcaataactcccaatttatcaccaaataaacattcttattacccaataattgaccccgttatgaaaaaaccactaatccactaaataggaccatctcatgccaaatagctcaatatatctccataataatggaatctcattcacaaatcacatcatgcacccaaatacacaaatttaccctcaatgggccaaattatcaagacatcataatatttcaaatgtggaccccatgcatgcatataacatcatattataatataatccacataaacatgcatatattaatttaatggcataattaaacagttatgaccctcccgacctactaaaccgccactaaaccacatcggaaTATTCGGGGCATTatagacaaggtcctcaggaataaaacgatacctttggttaaggtattatggaggaataacaatgCCTatgaagcgacctgggagttggagtcagatatgcagagtcagtatcctgaaTTATTCAGgcaaatttcaaggacaaaatttctataaggaggggatagttgtaatgccccaaaatccctaatgaggttaatggctggattagaaggtcgggagggccataattgatttattatgccattaaatgattatatgcttgaatatgtgaattatattattatatgatgataaatgcatgcatgtgggtccatttttcattataagggtattttggcaatttggcccgtcaatggcatatttgtatattttcatgcatgttggtaatttatgatgaggccacattataatgtggaattgttcgagctattcggcatgagacgatctttgaatgtaagttagcggtttggtcataacagggttatttcggggctcggggtgagtctcggggtgatttgatgattagtacattactgtgaattaaaggataatggggtatgatttattattatttgaaaacaTTGGAAATAATggaaattggaggacgttaattataattaacgagatagacgggaaatgacgattttgcctttgggggctgttaaggaaataaatatgacttaggggcattttggtcatttgaccaagggatatattcAACCATAGAAAACTGTAGAAGGACATAAGTTGAAGTAAAACAGAGCCTTCCTTCTCCTTTCCCACGatcatattttcttctttttcctttggaattttgaagctacaattgaggattcaagctagggaatcaagccttgagggtctaggattgtgttctaccattgaagagggtttaatcctGAGTTTAAAGTAAGGTTCCAGGTCTttttctggttccttgctgtttttttgtgttagttttgagcttgaagttttgattatagaagtgggaatttgatgaggttctaaatggtttaaagcttgggttcTGTGGTTAAACTAGTGGACATGATGTGTTGGGGATTGGTTGTGATTTATGGGTTGATTTGATAAGAGTTTGATGGGAGAAAATAGGGGTTTTTAGCTAATGGGCAGTTAGGGCCGTGGCGCTAGGTTGGTATGCCGCAGCGCAAGGTACAGACAGAGAAGAGGTTGacgcctctgtttgggaggcgggccgcggcatagtggaGTAAGGTCGCGACTCTTAAGGGCCtatttggccagaaatgtgtttttttcatgggaactcaaaccttgggCATCGGGATCGTTCTTATTGCCCGGTTTAGTATTCGACGTCCCGGGGGTTAGGTCTTGGTACGGGAAcctttttttattcattttattgatggaatcccatatttggttatgactaggtgaccgctaagggacttaaggactgatcattctcaagggacgttcttttattatttcatgctcgaacgagaggtaagaaaactgtacccagtatgtgacatgcatggttattgatgaagcatgttgagtgctataTATATTGAcatttatttcatattaaatgcatAACAGctttgacctatgagtcaagaatcggcaatggtgtcagtattgactgtgaagctgtgacttattagtcaagttcggcagtagtactgagcactagtcgtatggaattgacctatgagtcaagaatggtattagcgtgtttaacgcaagccgaaaagattagatctaatcgacataagcattatcaacataatcatgaaatgcttgaccgaccttaagttcgaggGAAAGAAAAGCGCTTGTCttgtctaaaggctagttacttagagccagggccagaaggcccaggtgactgcatcatcgcatggctaagggtgcggagcccaagttcatgactgTAACGCCTGTAactccctggttaccccagaacagttatggtgaacggtgaaccggaaatttgacccgctatctgagtcctttggttaaaaacgtgttctaagtgttattaacaggttaaggtggaaaatcaataaagaggaaaggatatattttattaaatacataaaactattcatgagcCCACAAGAACAtctacaagttatttacaactcaaaatggtcattacagtttcaaaatttcaaacctgccgacctaagcgacaaaaatatggtaaaccccctagttcctctgagaactccttggccgtggtggtcaaacggccgcatatgtacacatcaccacctaagctctccactcaaggttgggtgagcttttctttccctttacctgcaccacataacacccatgagccaaggcctagcaagaaaacacaataaagcatgatataatatcaacaatgatcataataatcattcaggactatcagtccaaacaaataggtgacagtcgtaaaagtcactaagtggggtacaactccctttagccttgtgacgatagggccatcggggcttaacagataagtgaaccttatATTaactttaacaggataggtgcatggtggctagtcaccaatataaccctcctcatgaccatagagtcataaccctggaacatcgttccctagccatgtgacaaacggtcacctgggccttaggccctggctctagtaactagtcttagactagccaagcgcttataagttcatcgaccttagggttggtccagcgttaatgccttcgagccattcaacgctgatattgattagatctaatcttcatttggccttgcgttcatgacgctatgccatttctgactcttaggtcagtgtccctgactagtcagtacatatacaagtaaacaacatttgctagcatttaataggcaatccatgtccacatttatcaatcaacatgcctcaataacaatcacgcatgtcatatatacacagggtgcagtttgttacctcctgttcgagcgagagataataataagaatgacccctgagaacgatcaaccttttggttccttaacggttacctggtcataaccaattatgggattccatcaataaaatgaataacaaagggttcccaaaccaaaacctagcctccaagacatcaaatactactaaaccgggtagtaggatcgatcccgaggcctaaggccagaatccccaagccaaaaacttatttctggccaaaatgccactaagggccgcggccctccttggccatgccgcgacccgcccctcaaacagaggcggcctccttcagcacccctcaagggccgcgaccctccttggccatgccgcggcctaaCCCCCAGTTTAGCCAATACCCTGGTtttttcctcccttgcgattttccttggaaccaacctttgaaaccaagctcaaacaccactcaaacatccaatacaacccctaaacttgatctataacacttcctcatcaaaacccaagttaaaccccaaccaaaacttccatcaattccaactatcctcaacaaaatcacaagctgaaactaaaaaaccaaaacagagcaaaccaggaaaCTAGtggctggaaacttacctcaaactcaggttgtgatgctcttcaatggtggaacactctcccaaactcccaaggtctacttcccaagcttgaatcctcaacaaggctccaaaaatcacaaagaatatgaaggagaaggaaggtaTGGGTAAGCTCTTGATCACACTCTGTTTTCCCTCTATTTCACAGCCTAaagggtttatatctatcctaggggtaaaaagaccattatacccctaggtcaattaagggtttctaaaagctcccaagggcaaatttgtcttttccaacctatctcgttaatcataattaacgctctccaattctcgatAATCACAAACACCAATgtttcatatcccgttaccctttaattcccggtaacgctctaatcattaaaatcaccccgagactcatcccgagccccgaacttaaacctgttatgactagatcgCTAATCAatatctaagatcgtctcatgccgaatagctcgagcaaacccacattataatgtggtctcaacaatatatcaccgacatgcatacaattatacaattataccatcaacgggccaaattaccatcacacccctgtaattaaaatgtggacccacatgcatgcatttaacatcatgttataatataattcacatatacatgcattttatcaattaatgacataattaaacaagtatgaccctcccggccgactattcccgccattaaaacacatcagagaattcagggcattacaatgacTTACTCATTAATCACTTATCTGaatcaagttcgtgactccattgTCACTTATCttgtttaagttcgtgacttactcattagtcacttatctgattcaagttcctgACTCCAGAGTCACACATCTGGTTTAAGTTcctgacttactcatcagtcacttatctgattagggctataagccccaacaagattattagaatcttgatattatctgattagggctacaagcccagtatgattatcataatcattcattgatattgcatacatgcagtaatgagttttcttgctgagccttggctcacgggtgctatgtggtgtaggtaaaggtaaagaaaagctcacccagccttgagtggagaggttaggtggcgatgtgtacatatgcggccacttgaccaccacgaccaaggtgtttctcaggggaactagggagttaaccctatattttgccgcttaggtcggcaggttgtaatttctacactgtaatgactattttggattgtaaataacttgtaaacatttttatgggcccatgtacaattttatgttttgaataaaatatattcattccttttgatcaagatttttcaccttagcctattaataacacttagatgcacgtttataacctaatgactcgtttagcgagttaagcactgctTAAAGTTTgaagtaatggtcttggagtaaccagggcgttacagtatggaACCCAATGCAAAACTTGGTGGTCCCAAAACCCATTCATGATTTCGTGGAAGCACAAGCATAATGGAAACAAACACATAGCCATTTTTTGTCTGAAAACTTACCATAATTGGGACCTAGAATTGATGCTTCTCTCCACGGCATTGTAGTCGTCTTCTCCAGCAAGCTGAGCCAGAGCAAATGCCTCCTCCTCCGCCGTCCGTCGTCTTCGTCAATGCAAGGCTTGTCGTCTTCGTCAACTTGGCTCGTCTTCTTCATCATTGGGGTTTTGAAGACTTTGGGTATTTTTCGTGAGTTTGGAGCATAACTGAACTTTGGCGggttttagtttttaaaaataataataataataataaaaaaattaaatttgaaaatactatattttttttagattttaaaaattaaacttaaaattaATCTGGAGTCTACACATGTCCACTATGGCTCACTAACGAAGACCATATTGACGGAATTGGACGAAATTACAGTTTTAGTATGTTTGGGTACTTTGCCCgctaaaaaaaagattgggtccaTACCGGGTATTTTTTCCAAACATTaagtacttatgccgcaaatatctcatgtaatatatatatatatatatataatagagaaATAACAATgtagaataaaataaaattatttttgccAAGAAAAATTGAAAGATGGTAGAAAGAATGAATATTTGTctaaaaaaattgataattaatattatatattagtaTGATTACACAAATTTTTAGAGGATCATGAAAATTGGAGAGTGTAATTTTGGTCATCGATTACCTTAAATTACAATGTTTTAAGCACTTACATGGTTAAACAACCATGTTTAACCTCGTAATTCCTACTAACTATATCCAATTTCAATTCATAAgtggatttaaaaaaaaaaaccctaaataGAATATTATCATGTAAAAATCTCTTGATCAAATATACCTAATGTAAAAGTTTTTCATGATGGATttcttaaatgatttttttttatttgtatacgtataacataaaataattacaaaaataatgtaataaattttatttactaAAATACATTGTTCGTCATAAAAAAAATactgaatttaaaaaaattaatatacttGAAATGGAAAAGTTCACGCAATCCcaaatattctattttattttattttaaaagtaGCACTTTGGTTACTTACGATGTCGATTGATTATGTTTTCATAAAAAAACTTCTTTTTTATactatattatttcatatatatatattttggttacTTCCAAAACTTATTTGTAAAAAATTGTTATCTTAAGATATTGATCAgtcatttttaggttatattatataGTCTTATAATTTAAGATACTTTTCGGTTACCTTTAAGCCTATTTCAAAAACTAATGAGTTATAATATAGTATAACATGTTACTATATACTCCATTGTAACTTATAAGCAAACTTATTTTAATATACTCCATTGTAACTTTTGAATGGAAAATTTTAATACACTTTTTGGCCACTCATGTAATTTACAAGTGAGTAATAAGCGTTTTTTTCATCAACCAAATATAAAAAGAAACTTCGAAGTTATTTTCAAAGTATAATTAAAATTACACATTTTGGTCTCTTAAATAATTGCACACCATTATATAACCTAAAAAATTAAGTTATGTTTCTAAAGGTAATTAATCAATATCTTAAGATAACTTTTCTACAAATAGATTTTTGGTAAtgtaaaagtatcttaaataataagatatcataatataatttacaAGTGAAGCCATGTTTAATAAGTAACTAAttgatatataattaattttttacaaataggttttggaggtaaccaaaatatATATGATCTAAAAATGAAGTTTTTTGTGAAAATGTAACCTATCGATATAAGTATTGTAAGTAACCAAAAAGTTatttttgaaaacccagaaaaacgaaAAAAATTCGGACATCGAGATTGATTCATCTTTTTCCTTGCTGAGTTGGCGAAATTCCCCTTTTCCAATTTTAGGTAGTATTATTTTGAATTCAGGTAtattttgatgatgtggcaatatatatttataaataaaatttctaAGGTGAATTTTGTAAATAAAGTTTGAAAAACAACATGATGTATAAATATTCATGTCTTATAGGGCTTGAATTTGTCTTCCAAATGAGCTGTGGGCATCTTATTATGGGCCTGGCATAAAATCCATTATCAAAAACCCATATGTATGCAGACTCTCACTCAACTTTGACTGATCATAGTGTCTTGTTCTAATGGCCAGATGTccttttttgtttaattatagaAGCCCAATGAACTAATTTATAAACTGCTTAATATGATAATTTGATATACTGATACTGCCATAACTCTCTACATCAATTTTAATTTCTGATATTATACCTGGGCCATTTTTCTATAGTTTTTTAAAAACTGGCGTGCTATAAGTGGTGCCAATTGCATTACATGCTTGCaaagtttaataatttttattcatttatttatttgcttaCTATATTTTTGTTTGTTGGTTTTACTAAGTATCATCAAATAATTTCGCAAGAGTTGGCACAAGAAGTTGgtgtatattttatttatttttggatgctaattaaacttttttttttctctcaacgAAACTCAGTTGATCTCTATACTATTTATAAATTTTCACTTTTTTCCTCTATCTCAAAATAAAGAGCCTGGGAAAAAGACTAAAAGGAAATAGCACAAAAGTATTCAAAGAATACGGCCGCATACGCATAGTCAATAAATATAATAGAAAATTTGTTCAAAATCCACACAATATTTTCTATATCATGTGCGTTCCTGGCCTTTTCAATTTTGCCAAATTATTGAATAATGCTGCGAAGATTTcctttaatatatttgtttttagctttaaaaaaaacttatattatcTTTTATAAGAATATATTTTCGTAACTGTTACTGCTACACTAAGCAGTGATTTCTCACGAACAAAATATATAAACTTCTTCAttgaaaatagaaaagaaatatttataaattttagcCAATAAATTATTTCATTTTCATATCTTCAAGAAGATACGAACTTTCCTCCGAACGTGCGTGGAAAGTTGACGAAaatgaaagaaagagagaaatcaATTCGACAGCTCAGTTTACGTAACCGATTTTAGTTCATTTCAAACGAAGAGATTGATCTCTATCTGTTTTATAGCACttggaaaaagaagaaaagaatatCCACACACACTAACGCCAAGATAATATTTCGTTGTACATGTATAATGAGTCTTTCTACAGTGCACCTCTTAAATTATAATGGCTGCTTATATGGTGCATTTTATTTACAACGCGTATATACAAAAATAATCAGGAGAATAATAACATGTTGGAACTTTGTTTTCAACcttctaaattatttaaaaataatctaaataactatatataatcataaaaaacaaaaaacatgagCACGGACCAAAAACACAAGAATAAATGGTCCGCCCTAGTGCTCCTCTTTTTGTCACCCTACACTGAAAAATCCTACGTATAATATTAGTTACTAATAATGTTCCTACCCTTGATATCTATGTTGAGTCACATCTACTAATACTTGTACTTGAACttttactattactactactagtGCTAGTACTAGAACGTGATGTATCGGGTAACAAAATGTTTGAATTAACTGCGGTAACTGCTATTAAGACCACACAAACCAACACTGACACTGCTGATAAAACCACCATCAATGCGTGTGCTATCCCACCCTTAACTTCCTCTGCATACTTTATTGCAGCTAATGCCAACAAAGTCAACGGAAAAGAGTAGGCCCACCATGCCACGTGGAACTTCTTCATCGATTTTCTGAACAATTCTGGTCTTGCAACCTGATAAATTATTTcaccataaaaaacataattagGAGGCTTAATACAATACTAAAATACAAAAATTTGTCTACGTAACCGTAGAATTATTTGTTATATGACTAATAATAAGTATTATTAGTTACGACTAATAATACGTACTATTGTTATTTGACTCGTTTTACCTAGaaaaaataaaccatattattatTTGTCATcatactattttttttcttctcattcTTGTGACGTATAGATTTATTTTACTTTAACATGAGAACACGATGGGTGCATTAAATAGTAGTGTAGTCACTTTGACAAACTAAAAATTAGAAAAACAAAGCATATATCACAGTTCAAATTGTTTTCGTCTATACAAAATGAGACTATTTAGGAACTTTGCAACATGTGTTAGACACAATAATATTTCCGTATCCAACAAGTACGACTTTTTGTCCCTAACTAAAGGacactttttttcttctttttattaatatatatttttaatttattccgtaattttttttattattgaatttTTATACGTAATATTATTAAGtggttaaaaataaaaataaaaaagtctTACCAAGGACATGAAAAGGAAGAGGGAGAGGAAGAACAACATCTTGGAGGCAATATCAAACTTGTCATTAATGGAGTACCAAGCTAAGCTCGCCACGCTTGGAGCTCCAATGAACAAGAAAAACACCGGTCTCAGCATCGCCGGAAGGGTGTTTTCGCCGTTTAATCTTTGATAAAGTGTAACAAAAAGCACAAAATAATGCACCATACCCAACGAAAACATGCACATCGCACTCTCCTTCCATCCCATCTTCGCCGCCGCCCGAGCCGCCACCATATTCCCGATCACCGACAGCTGACTTGTTGGGTTAGCCACCGTCGCTAAAAACCGCTTCCCCTTGGTCAGCCACTGGCCGTAGATCTTAACGTCGAGAACCACAATCGGGACGACGAAAACCCACCAAGACACTTGGTAGTACAGCGTCTTGGGCGTGACGAACGGTGAGGATTGAAGCAGGAGAAGCCATGAGATCCACGGAGCGAAGAGGTAGTTGACTCCCACCTGGTGAAGGAACTCCGCCTTGACCATTTGGAAGTGCAGCAAACATCTGAGGATGAAGAGAATGGACTGTAAGACCAACGTGAACAGAGCTAAGGACCATAGGAAGTTAAAGGCCGTCGGGGGCACCAAGCGAAACACTTGTCGTAAGGAGTGAACGTCGTCGTTTGGCTCCACTAAGATTTTCCATAGCAATGCTTGGCTGCAGAGTGACATGCTTATCCGGAAGTAACCAGCGTGAAACTTCGTCAATATCGACGATAAAATGGGTTTATTCTTCGTCTTGACATTATTATGAAGATTTTGAGGCATTGGTGCTGTGTCGATGGTGACTTTAGGTGTTTCAACGACAAGCTCGATCTGGGTTTGTGAATGTGTTTGATCCATTTTTTGGGGTGATGGGTGTTTGGGTatagatatatatgtatatatatagggaaTGGTGGTGGATATATATAAGATATGTGTGGTTGGGTACGTAGTGAGTAGTGATAATGATCAAGGTGGCCGAGTTGGAAGAAGAATGTTAGAGGAAATGGCTAACCCTTTTGGACTAAAATGTGCGTGGAATATGGTACTAGAAGTGCTCATGACTTGTTTTGAATTCTTTACAGCTAATATTGATCAAGACTGAGTGCGGCTAGTGCGGAGGTGGGACCATACTTTCTCCAATTTTCACATTAATTAATGTCTTTTAACTTATGTGCTATTATATACTCTAGGTTGATTATCCTATGCATCCTTTCGTGTATTTTCGGCAAAtctttttttatcaatttttacttacacAGTATCatcaatttttagaaaattttaaataatttgtagCATAACAAATAATGTTTAGACAAACTACTTTTATGCACATAAAAGACACAATCACGAATGCAataaataatttgaattttgttttttatcatataaattatttagaattttttaaatatttatagaatattctaaataattaaaatatacatagttataaaaaaaattgtaccaAAAAAAATTTCTCAACCAAAATACTAGAGGAGATGTACCGGTCTGCCTCTTCTTGAGAAGTCCACCAAAAAACTACCACATACTATATACTAATTTGAATCTTAAGAATATGAACAATATACAATGTGTGCTACTTTATGATTAGTTACTAATacacataatatttattaaattaaaaaatatattaattgatATTAGATTAATATATCACATCTTTATGATGTTAGGCATAACTAATGTCTCTTAGCAAATACTCATATACTCTATCATCCATCTCGATTAAGTTGTaaaatctctaatttttaaaaactaaataaacaaataaataaaattgatacTATCTGAGTTTGGCAATCCAAATTTTGACAAAGGGAGCAATTGATGATTTAGGTTTTAGGAGCGTGTATAAAATTTAATTTTCTTTCTTCAATATTTTTGGAAAGATTAAAATGCTTTTATAGTTTTATAAGAATtttctaaataattaaaaatttaggaCCTCCCACGTGCATGACTATAATCTTCTCTACTTATTtctttagaatatatatatatatatatatattattttacaaaAGGTGCTCACATTAACTTCTCTATTTTATCCAtcaaattattttacaaaaacttcatttttctcaaactttaATATTATACCAtcttttttaaaattttctttacagaatataaatattatattcttaaaatatttttttatttattttaaataatttttctaactATCAATAATATCTCTATATATTTTAATATGAAAAATGTAATAAAATATGCTTTGAACCATGAATAATGTTATGTAGTTGCAGAACAGTTTCTGTAGATAAATGTAAATAATTTGTAAAATGAAGAATCTTAGTTTCATTTAGGACTCTTTAGCTATATTTTACAGATATGAATATTTTACATGAGCTAATAATAGTATTATAAcatcttttctattttttttatatattatttaaataatatattttttattattaaaaaatgttcaaagaatgactaataatttttaaatatagagAAGACACCATAGGATACCAAGACttccaaaaaaacaaaaatagattaaaaacattaaataaacTCGCTCAATTCTTTTAAGGGgaataaaaaaagaagaaaaagattaaTTAGTCGATTACATTAGGTTTTACCTAAGTTCCATAGTGTCAAATTGTCGATTGTCGTTTTATGCAAACAAATgacatttcttatttttcttttctttttagtgATACACGAATGTGCTGATCATGATAAGactgtttttttctttttttttttcgatATTATTTTTAAAGTGATAATATTTATCATAAATATTGTCAGGAAGATTCCTAATTATAATTTGTGTCGACTTTAGTCTCTTGCGTGAATATGGAATAGCGGTGCACACTGCATAATATTAGTGCTCATTCATGAACATATATTTGTTTGCTGGAAATTGATGGATATTGTTGTAGTCTTATATAGTAATGTCCAAACTTTATGCAGCATAATGGGCCCTCCAAAGTCATCATCTCAAAATCTCTTGGAGAATAGTATTTTAAAAGAATGTGTATACATAATATAGATATTAATTTCTCCCCCACTTGCTACACTTTTCTTATGaacaaatacaataatattaatttCGTGAAAACTATTCAAACCCGTATGAAAAATCTACCTATCCTCGTCAAAGAGGGATCCCATTCATTAGGTTTGGTAGTACTCTACAATTAGATTATTCCTTATTTCTTGCGCGTGTTCCCAATTTTGTTTGTTGAACTCACTTccctttt
It encodes the following:
- the LOC133817551 gene encoding S-type anion channel SLAH1-like; its protein translation is MDQTHSQTQIELVVETPKVTIDTAPMPQNLHNNVKTKNKPILSSILTKFHAGYFRISMSLCSQALLWKILVEPNDDVHSLRQVFRLVPPTAFNFLWSLALFTLVLQSILFILRCLLHFQMVKAEFLHQVGVNYLFAPWISWLLLLQSSPFVTPKTLYYQVSWWVFVVPIVVLDVKIYGQWLTKGKRFLATVANPTSQLSVIGNMVAARAAAKMGWKESAMCMFSLGMVHYFVLFVTLYQRLNGENTLPAMLRPVFFLFIGAPSVASLAWYSINDKFDIASKMLFFLSLFLFMSLVARPELFRKSMKKFHVAWWAYSFPLTLLALAAIKYAEEVKGGIAHALMVVLSAVSVLVCVVLIAVTAVNSNILLPDTSRSSTSTSSSNSKSSSTSISRCDST